A window of the Thunnus albacares chromosome 15, fThuAlb1.1, whole genome shotgun sequence genome harbors these coding sequences:
- the tfb1m gene encoding dimethyladenosine transferase 1, mitochondrial produces the protein MTASRKLASFRLPPMPTVGELIKLYNLRAEKQLSQNFLLDMKLTDKIVRQAGSLRDAHVCEVGPGPGGLTRSILNGGATDVIVVEKDTRFIPGLKLLSEAAPGRLRIVHGDILTYRMDRGFPVNISKPWGEDPPNLHIIGNLPFSVSTPLIIKWLENMANRTGPFLYGRTRLTLTFQKEVAERLTASTGSKQRSRLSIMAQYLCTVRNCFTIPGRAFVPKPEVDVGVVHFTPLVQPQIQQPFKLVEKVVRNIFQFRRKHCHKGIEKLFPEACRVELTQEMMQKADVDPTRRPTELTIPEIRALVDAYAHVCNHEPSFLNYEFREELRLKHLARQRNMPMDAFMDTPTGTPPSPQQPC, from the exons ATGACTGCCTCAAGGAAACTGGCGTCCTTCCGCCTGCCTCCCATGCCTACTGTAGGTGAGCTGATAAAGCTGTACAACCTGCGAGCTGAGAAACAGCTGTCCCAGAACTTTTTGTTGGACATGAAGCTCACAG ACAAAATAGTGCGTCAGGCGGGCAGTTTGAGGGATGCCCATGTGTGTGAGGTGGGTCCTGGGCCAGGGGGCTTGACCCGCTCCATCCTGAATGGCGGTGCGACAGACGTGATTGTGGTGGAGAAGGATACACGCTTCATTCCTGGGCTAAAG CTTTTGTCTGAGGCAGCACCAGGCAGGTTGAGGATTGTCCATGGTGACATACTTACTTACAGAATGGACAGAGGATTCCCAGTAAATATCTCTAAGCCATGGGGGGAAG ATCCACCAAACCTTCACATCATAGGGAACCTACCATTCAGCGTCTCAACCCCCCTCATCATCAAGTGGCTGGAGAACATGGCCAACAGAACAGGACCCTTCCTCTACGGACGCACCCGACTCACGCTCACTTTTCAGAAAGAGGTTGCAGAG AGGTTGACAGCCAGCACAGGGAGCAAACAGAGGAGCCGCCTGTCCATCATGGCTCAGTATCTCTGCACAGTCCGCAACTGTTTCACCATCCCTGGACGGGCCTTTGTCCCCAAACCAGAG gtggatGTGGGAGTAGTTCACTTCACCCCTCTGGTTCAGCCCCAGATTCAGCAGCCCTTCAAGCTGGTAGAGAAAGTTGTCAGGAACATTTTCCAGTTCCGCAGGAAGCACTGCCATAAAGGAATAGA AAAGTTGTTCCCTGAGGCGTGCCGTGTTGAGCTGACACAGGAGATGATGCAGAAGGCAGATGTGGACCCCACTCGACGCCCTACAGAACTCACTATACCCGAAATAAGGGCATTAGTGGATGCTTACGCTCATGTGTGCAACCATGAACCCAGTTTCCTCAACTATGAGTTCAGAGAGGAGCTCCGACTGAAGCACCTGGCTAGGCAAAGAAACATGCCAATGGACGCTTTTATGGACACGCCAACCGGCACACCACCAAGCCCCCAGCAACCCTGCTGA
- the LOC122998072 gene encoding claudin-20, translating to MASTGMQIFGFVLALLGIMGAMVATLLPNWKVSADVGSNIITAISQMQGLWMDCTWYSTGMFSCTLKYSVLSLPAYLQTARTTMVLCCVLAAMGLCLASLGLKCTRWGGGRRSKRHAAIASGGCFVAAGFLCLVPASWFTNEVITNFLDSSVPESNKFEPGGAVYVAFVSAGFLLMGGSIFCMSCSGKRHGPQDLVLLPPPDKLLLQQQQQQLLQQQELQHQYCSLSPLDNKTGYSLQDYV from the coding sequence ATGGCATCCACGGGCATGCAGATATTTGGATTTGTCCTGGCACTGTTGGGCATCATGGGTGCCATGGTGGCCACTCTGCTGCCCAACTGGAAGGTCAGCGCAGATGTGGGCTCCAACATCATCACAGCGATCTCCCAGATGCAGGGACTGTGGATGGACTGCACATGGTACAGTACAGGGATGTTCAGTTGCACACTTAAATATTCTGTGCTTTCACTACCTGCGTATTTGCAGACTGCCCGCACCACCATGGTGCTGTGCTGCGTACTGGCTGCCATGGGCCTCTGCCTTGCATCCCTGGGACTCAAATGCACACGTTGGGGAGGTGGACGGCGCTCCAAACGGCATGCTGCAATTGCCAGTGGCGGCTGCTTTGTCGCTGCAGGCTTTCTGTGTCTGGTGCCTGCTTCCTGGTTTACCAACGAGGTCATCACCAACTTCCTGGACTCCAGTGTGCCAGAGAGCAATAAGTTTGAGCCTGGGGGTGCTGTGTACGTGGCCTTTGTTTCGGCAGGATTCCTCTTAATGGGGGGGTCCATCTTCTGCATGTCCTGCTCGGGGAAGAGGCATGGCCCCCAGGACCTGGTCCTGCTCCCTCCTCCCGACAAATTGctgctacagcagcagcagcaacagctgctccagcagcaggaGCTCCAGCACCAGTACTGCTCTCTCTCCCCATTAGACAATAAGACTGGCTACAGCCTGCAGGACTATGTGTAA